A single window of Drosophila suzukii chromosome 3, CBGP_Dsuzu_IsoJpt1.0, whole genome shotgun sequence DNA harbors:
- the mora gene encoding cysteine and histidine-rich domain-containing protein morgana, with protein sequence MEQCYNRGCGQLFDPATNNDESCRHHPGEPFFHDAYKGWGCCNKKSVDFTEFLNIKGCTLAKHSNVKPPEPEKPVKDDSDKDEVIEVRAPIREALPRPPIATPLTVLQPTVAPALKEIVFATKTPVAQKSSDSIEVGTSCKNNGCTYSFAGTNSDFGECTYHPGVPIFHEGLKFWSCCQKRTSDFAQFMAQKGCAYGQHKWVKENDDKKVVQCRYDWHQTAINVVVAIYAKKYDWSQSLVELNPIRLHVNLVFPEQENARFDLDLELRGIVNVSKASAHMYGTKVEITLPKLEPGSWSNLNFPNKKLPAAKKAQDEEKPKQEDSDEDFFDLDDIKSETSYRLSEMSLQNQNNLD encoded by the exons ATGGAGCAATGCTATAACAGAGGCTGTGGCCAACTCTTCGATCCGGCAACCAACAACGATG AATCTTGCCGGCACCATCCGGGCGAACCCTTCTTTCACGACGCCTACAAAGGATGGGGCTGCTGCAACAAGAAGTCGGTGGACTTTACCGAGTTCCTCAACATCAAGGGCTGCACATTGGCTAAGCACTCGAATGTCAAGCCTCCAGAGCCGGAGAAGCCAGTTAAGGATGATTCCGACAAGGACGAGGTCATTGAAGTGCGTGCTCCGATCCGCGAAGCCTTGCCCCGACCGCCCATTGCAACCCCGCTGACCGTTCTGCAACCGACGGTGGCTCCCGCCTTAAAAGAGATCGTTTTCGCGACCAAGACTCCGGTGGCTCAGAAATCCAGCGACTCCATCGAGGTGGGGACCAGCTGCAAGAATAACGGCTGCACATACTCCTTTGCCGGGACAAACAGCGACTTTGGCGAGTGCACCTACCATCCGGGAGTGCCCATCTTTCACGAGGGCCTGAAGTTCTGGTCCTGCTGCCAGAAACGAACCTCAGACTTTGCCCAGTTTATGGCGCAAAAAGGTTGTGCCTATGGTCAGCACAAGTGGGTAAAAGAG AATGATGACAAAAAAGTTGTGCAGTGCAGGTACGACTGGCACCAGACGGCCATCAATGTGGTAGTGGCCATTTATGCCAAGAAATATGACTGGAGTCAGAGTCTGGTGGAGCTGAATCCCATCAGATTGCACGTCAACCTGGTGTTTCCAGAGCAGGAGAATGCCCGGTTTGACCTGGACCTGGAATTGCGCGGT ATTGTCAATGTGAGCAAAGCCTCTGCCCATATGTACGGCACAAAAGTGGAGATTACTCTGCCCAAACTGGAGCCTGGCTCATGGTCCAATCTGAATTTCCCCAACAAGAAGCTGCCAGCGGCCAAGAAGGCCCAGGATGAGGAGAAGCCAAAGCAGGAGGACAGCGATGAAGACTTCTTCGACCTGGACGACATCAAATCGGAGACCAGTTACCGCCTTTCGGAAATGAGCTTGCAGAACCAAAATAACTTAGATTAA
- the LOC108004861 gene encoding RWD domain-containing protein 1 encodes MSRNYKEDQTNEVEALDSIYCGDMQILATEPHHKFQIPIATEEYNADEPENGLSCKLVFTYTATYPDGAPVVEIEEPENFEDSFETRLLEHLQKTIDENLGMEMIFSLVSSAQEWLNERWDEHKFHQEELREQKLREVEEEERKKFEGTRVTVESFMTWKLDFEESTGIAAKREKNNVSKKQTGRELFMLDTTLNDSDIKFLLEAGENIENVKIDEALFQDLGELDLDDDDDEDWVPGADDDDD; translated from the exons ATGAGCCGCAACTACAAGGAAGATCAGACCAACGAGGTCGAGGCGCTGGACTCCATATACTGTGGCGACATGCAGA TTCTCGCCACGGAGCCACACCACAAATTCCAAATACCCATTGCCACGGAGGAGTACAATGCGGACGAGCCTGAGAACGGGCTGTCCTGCAAACTGGTCTTCACATACACAGCCACCTATCCGGATGGAGCACCCGTGGTGGAAATCGAAGAGCCGGAAAACTTTGAGGACTCGTTCGAAACGCGCCTCCTTGAACACCTGCAGAAGACAATCGATGAGAATCTTGGCATGGAGATGATCTTCTCGCTGGTGAGCAGCGCACAGGAGTGGCTGAACGAGCGGTGGGACGAGCACAAGTTCCACCAGGAGGAGCTGAGAGAGCAGAAGCTGCGGGAAgtcgaggaggaggagcgCAAGAAGTTCGAGGGCACCCGGGTGACGGTCGAGTCCTTCATGACATGGAAACTCGATTTCGAGGAGAGCACCGGCATTGCGGCCAAGCGGGAGAAGAACAACGTGTCCAAGAAGCAGACCGGCCGCGAACTCTTCATGTTGGACACCACGCTCAACGATTCCGACATCAAGTTCCTCCTGGAGGCGGGTGAAAACATTGAAAATGTCAAAATCGATGAGGCCCTGTTCCAGGACCTCGGCGAGTTGGATTTggatgatgatgacgatgagGATTGGGTGCCCGGCGCAGACGACGACGATGATTAA
- the LOC108020639 gene encoding vesicular integral-membrane protein VIP36, with product MTNPSLAHCSLALLALLVAALAVLGEDSPREPDYMKREHSLVRPFQGVGVILPHWDFLGNTMVTSNYIRLTPDLQSKSGALWNYSPVMTRNWEVHVGFKVHGKGSELFGDGFAIWYTKERMQTGPVFGSKDHFSGLAIILDTYSNHNGPHNHQHPYLSAMVNNGSWSYDHDRDGTHTQLAGCEVRFRNVDYETLVSIRYENDILSVSTDLENRNEWKSCFVVANVELPTGYHFGMSATTGDLSDNHDIHSFKFYDLDSNVNHDEIIRRTNIIPNAKTFEPPREHKEDPKPGMSNAKIFFILLFVVVVAAAVAIFAISYFKDRNARKRFY from the exons ATGACCAATCCGTCGCTCGCACACTGTTCCCTGgcgctgctggcgctcctcgtTGCCGCCTTAGCGGTGCTCGGCGAGGATAGTCCCAGGGAGCCGGACTACATGAAGCGGGAGCACAGCTTGGTGCGTCCATTCCAAG GCGTGGGCGTGATTCTGCCACACTGGGACTTCCTGGGCAACACGATGGTGACCAGCAACTACATAAGACTGACGCCGGATTTGCAGTCCAAGAGCGGCGCCCTTTGGAACTACTCG CCCGTGATGACGCGCAACTGGGAGGTGCATGTGGGCTTCAAGGTGCACGGCAAGGGCTCTGAACTCTTTGGCGACGGCTTTGCCATTTGGTACACCAAGGAGCGCATGCAAACAGGACCGGTCTTTGGCAGTAAAGACCATTTCTCTGGGCTGGCCATCATCCTGGACACCTACAGCAATCACAACGGACCACACAAT CATCAACATCCTTATCTCAGTGCCATGGTGAACAATGGCAGCTGGAGCTACGACCACGATCGCGATGGAACGCACACTCAGCTGGCCGGCTGCGAAGTTCGCTTCCGCAACGTGGATTACGAGACGCTGGTCAGCATTCGATACGAAAACGACATACTTTCGGTGTCTACGGATCTGGAGAACCGCAATGAGTGGAAGAGCTGCTTTGTGGTCGCCAACGTTGAGCTTCCCACCGGCTATCACTTCGGCATGTCCGCCACGACGGGTGATCTGTCCGATAATCACGACATCCACAGCTTCAAGTTCTACGACCTGGATTCCAACGTCAAC CACGATGAGATTATACGACGCACCAACATCATACCAAATGCCAAGACTTTTGAGCCCCCGCGTGAGCACAAGGAGGATCCCAAGCCGGGAATGTCGAATGCCAAGATCTTCTTTATCCTGCTGTTCGTGGTAGTCGTGGCGGCTGCAGTGGCTATCTTCGCCATTTCCTACTTCAAGGATCGCAATGCGCGAAAACGTTTCTATTGA
- the mRpS24 gene encoding small ribosomal subunit protein uS3m: MANPPHFIGHRKSWNSWNTSTLKDALRPSQTAIEDVFIRKFVTGTWHALVCSEIIIKRQHNTIRIAALIRQAITPRKMYFLIGYTEELLSYWMQCPVTLELQTVGDRKDVVFKYI, from the exons ATGGCCAATCCCCCGCATTTCATTGGCCACCGCAAGTCGTGGAACTCGTGGAACACAT CCACGTTGAAGGATGCCCTGCGTCCGTCGCAGACTGCCATCGAAGATGTGTTTATACGCAAGTTCGTCACCGGCACCTGGCACGCCCTCGTCTGCTCCGAGATCATCATCAAGCGGCAGCACAACACCATCAGGATTGCGGCCCTCATCCGTCAGGCGATCACCCCACGCAAAATGTACTTCCTTATTGGCTACACGGAGGAGCTGCTCTCCTACTGGATGCAGTGCCCCGTGACACTGGAACTGCAGACGGTGGGTGACAGAAAGGACGTGGTCTTCAAATACATTTAG
- the LOC108020640 gene encoding uncharacterized protein isoform X2 — MKFLVTIAALCLFVAFAAGQQYFLGQFPSRARFGFDPVALAGPSSATQVRDPRQNRGPVVFPPSPPDAVDESSGVVVGASGYGFVPPQQTAAVAVAATGDPSTYFSTTFQTPDTAYATYNFFGSPYTTRFRYF; from the exons ATGAAATTC TTAGTCACCATCGCCGCCCTCTGCCTCTTTGTGGCCTTCGCCGCGGGTCAGCAATACTTTTTGGGTCAGTTCCCCAGCCGGGCTCGTTTTGGATTCGATCCCGTGGCGCTGGCGGGACCCTCATCGGCCACACAGGTCCGGGATCCTCGACAGAACAGAG GACCCGTGGTGTTCCCCCCATCCCCGCCAGATGCAGTGGACGAGTCCAGCGGCGTGGTCGTCGGTGCCTCCGGATACGGTTTTGTGCCGCCCCAGCAAA CGGCGGCTGTGGCAGTGGCGGCGACGGGGGATCCGTCAACGTACTTTAGCACCACATTCCAGACCCCCGACACCGCCTATGCGACATATAACTTCTTCGGAAGTCCCTACACCACGCGGTTTAGATACTTCTGA
- the LOC108020640 gene encoding uncharacterized protein isoform X1, translating to MKFLVTIAALCLFVAFAAGQQYFLGQFPSRARFGFDPVALAGPSSATQVRDPRQNRGPVVFPPSPPDAVDESSGVVVGASGYGFVPPQQTAAAVAVAATGDPSTYFSTTFQTPDTAYATYNFFGSPYTTRFRYF from the exons ATGAAATTC TTAGTCACCATCGCCGCCCTCTGCCTCTTTGTGGCCTTCGCCGCGGGTCAGCAATACTTTTTGGGTCAGTTCCCCAGCCGGGCTCGTTTTGGATTCGATCCCGTGGCGCTGGCGGGACCCTCATCGGCCACACAGGTCCGGGATCCTCGACAGAACAGAG GACCCGTGGTGTTCCCCCCATCCCCGCCAGATGCAGTGGACGAGTCCAGCGGCGTGGTCGTCGGTGCCTCCGGATACGGTTTTGTGCCGCCCCAGCAAA CAGCGGCGGCTGTGGCAGTGGCGGCGACGGGGGATCCGTCAACGTACTTTAGCACCACATTCCAGACCCCCGACACCGCCTATGCGACATATAACTTCTTCGGAAGTCCCTACACCACGCGGTTTAGATACTTCTGA
- the jar gene encoding structural maintenance of chromosomes protein 6 isoform X8 — MERSRRGRIRRMPSSGSDSDSSTAGPSSKRSKQFDPTESEAEAEAEFIEYVEEEEEDQESMEEASTSQASTSRSQVTQTQARQTGPNMSQRVNNFNLSSELSIPTAFDRCGKVISMRLTNFMCHSNLFIEFGPNINFLVGNNGSGKSAVITALALGLTSSARATNRASSIQKLIKNGEASATIAITLSNAGLRPFKADIFGPHLTVVRQIRHSSSTYDLQDARGRSVSKKVAEIRRMLLCFGINVENPIFVLNQEAAREFLKELEPASNYKLLMKATQLDVCTSSLTECHAQRRHFTQDLEQLEKKRDVVAKQVEAEEEKLLILKDKENVKVKLEQCKTKLAWMAVTNYQTELDNLEHSIKLIENKKAKLEQTTSKKESTQATMTQQLSEFEATKNQILATFKVQDEKLRAAKRAVQDLLLKTSNIKAQIVNAERRMREDQHAYDECEKLIGNYHADFNRVKEQREEHANKMEALKKQVADSEEIIGRLREEQQQIKREISSVQERVDAVKNERIELHKSKQHISREIEALSRNKSNKLSVYGEQAIQVVHALRTQYAGSNMHRMPRGPLGQYISAPNPKYRDLIENQLMSCLRSYIVSSDRERKSLRSLLQNKFPGGNMPTIITSPFTDRVYDVSRNKVRPTTPNTTVLIDEISCDDPVVMNYLIDMLRIETVLVTESKETAEFLTSDTENVPPNLSRVLVPNLGLEYIPSPNYAVYSTRINPARYIHINVDDRIRQLQMEHGDLQEKEASLEIDYMQHKKMLENTHQEITKKSAMIGQHQSKNQRAMQQIMELQNFDYQELPEYDRLKSHLADSGEKIEKCKEEREMLLKKLKEIVEQKAELLAAEAEEKRSLEGIHEKLSTLDTESREVESKIRSLDLHYEENTRNLEKTLQLERKLVGEKATILNELEKARVEAEKFGEFVATTQSEEKIRELISRYRSKIKQVEQLNYNPEEVERGLAELRDELGLQARHLAVVDSVIKKLRMAYHQRAQLFQRSRHHYFTMVQFQFEQALAMRQFKVSFETSDKEKTWKINVFPPSGNETSNTRSLSGGERSFTTVSLLKGLWSTSDHPFYFLDEYDVFTDEVNRKFITEILIGEGLEWLSRQYCFLTPQDTRVEASNLITVHKLDAPDR; from the exons TCTGAGCTGTCCATTCCAACTGCTTTTGATCGTTGTGGCAAAGTTATTTCCATGCGTCTCACCAACTTCATGTGCCACTCCAATCTGTTCATCGAGTTTGGCCCCAACATCAACTTCCTGGTGGGCAATAATGGCAGTGGCAAGAGCGCCGTGATCACTGCTTTGGCTCTGGGCCTCACCAGCAGTGCTAGAGCGACCAACAGGGCCAGCAGCATACAGA AGCTTATCAAAAACGGCGAGGCGAGTGCCACCATTGCCATTACATTGTCCAATGCGGGATTGCGACCCTTTAAAGCTGATATCTTTGGACCTCATCTCACAGTAGTGCGTCAAATACGTCACTCATCCTCCACTTACGACCTCCAAGATGCTCGCGGCAGGAGCGTATCCAAGAAAGTGGCCGAAATCCGGCGCATGCTGCTCTGCTTCGGCATCAACGTGGAGAATCCAATTTTTGTGCTGAATCAGGAGGCGGCGAGGGAGTTTCTAAAAGA ATTGGAGCCCGCTTCGAATTACAAACTGCTGATGAAGGCTACTCAACTGGATGTTTGCACCAGCAGTCTGACCGAGTGCCATGCCCAGCGACGCCACTTCACACAAGATCTGGAGCAACTTGAAAAG AAAAGGGATGTGGTGGCCAAGCAGGTTGAGGCTGAAGAGGAAAAGCTGTTGATACTTAAGGATAAGGAAAATGTCAAG GTAAAACTGGAACAGTGTAAGACCAAGCTGGCATGGATGGCTGTGACGAACTATCAGACGGAGCTCGACAATCTAGAACATTCCATCAAACTGATTGAAAACAAGAAGGCCAAGCTGGAGCAAACTACGTCCAAAAAAGAGAGCACCCAAGCCACAATGACCCAGCAACTGAGCGAGTTTGAGGCTaccaaaaatcaaattttagCGACCTTCAAAGTTCAGGATGAAAAGCTAAGAGCAGCCAAGCGGGCAGTGCAGGATCTTCTTCTAAAAACCAGCAATATCAAAGCCCAGATTGTGAACGCTGAGAGACGCATGCGAGAGGATCAGCATGCGTACGATGAATGCGAGAAGCTGATTGGAAACTACCATGCTGACTTCAATCGAGTAAAAGAGCAGCGGGAGGAGCATGCCAACAAGATGGAGGCGCTGAAGAAACAGGTGGCGGACAGCGAAGAGATAATCGGCCGGTTGcgggaggagcagcagcagataAAGCGAGAAATCAGTTCGGTTCAGGAAAGAGTGGATGCTGTAAAAAATGAAAGAATCGAACTCCATAAATCAAAAC AACACATCAGTAGGGAAATTGAGGCGCTGTCCCGGAATAAATCCAATAAACTGTCTGTATACGGTGAGCAGGCAATACAAGTTGTTCATGCACTGCGAACTCAGTATGCCGGCTCCAATATGCATAGGATGCCCCGCGGACCTTTAGGCCAGTACATCAGTGCTCCAAATCCAAAATATAGGGATCTTATCGAGAACCAGCTGATGTCCTGCCTGCGATCCTATATCGTTAGCTCCGACCGGGAGCGAAAGTCCCTCCGATCATTGCTGCAGAACAAGTTCCCCGGCGGAAACATGCCAACCATTATTACAAGTCCGTTTACGGATCGCGTTTATGACGTTTCCAGGAATAAGGTTCGGCCTACAACGCCAAATACCACTGTGCTGATTGATGAAATcag CTGCGACGATCCCGTAGTAATGAACTACCTCATAGATATGCTTCGCATCGAAACGGTTCTGGTGACGGAGTCGAAGGAGACTGCGGAGTTCCTTACATCCGACACGGAAAATGTTCCGCCCAATCTGTCAAGGGTTCTAGTGCCCAACCTGGGACTGGAGTACATACCATCGCCCAACTATGCCGTCTATTCGACTAGAATAAATCCCGCGCGCTATATTCACATAAACGTAGACGATCGCATACGTCAGCTTCAAATGGAGCATGGTGATCTGCAGGAAAAAGAGGCTTCTTTGGAAATAGACTATATGCAGCACAAAAAGATGCTGGAAAACACCCACCAAGAAATTACAAAGAAAAGTGCCATGATTGGTCAGCATCAATCGAAGAATCAGCGGGCAATGCAGCAGATAATGGAGTTGCAAAACTTTGACTATCAAGAGCTGCCCGAATATGATCGACTG AAATCCCATTTGGCTGATAGCGGTGAAAAAATTGAGAAATGTAAAGAGGAACGCGAAATGCTGCTGAAAAAACTGAAGGAAATCGTAGAACAAAAGGCGGAACTTCTGGCAGCCGAAGCCGAAGAGAAGAGATCCCTTGAAGGAATTCATGAAAAGCTATCCACACTGGACACGGAAAGCCGCGAAGTGGAAAGCAAGATCCGCAGCCTGGACCTTCACTACGAGGAAAACACTCGAAATTTGGAGAAAACGTTGCAGCTCGAGAGGAAATTGGTTGGCGAGAAGGCGACCATACTGAATGAACTGGAAAAGGCCCGAGTCGAGGCTGAGAAATTCGGAGAGTTTGTGGCTACGACGCAATCGGAGGAGAAAATCCGCGAATTAATTAGTCGCTACAGGTCAAAGATCAAGCAGGTGGAGCAGCTGAACTACAACCCAGAAGAGGTGGAGAGAGGGCTGGCGGAACTGCGAGACGAGCTGGGTCTTCAAGCCCGGCATTTGGCCGTGGTAGACTCCGTGATCAAGAAGCTACGTATGGCGTACCATCAGCGAGCGCAACTGTTTCAAAGATCGCGCCATCACTACTTTACAATGGTTCAGTTTCAGTTTGAG CAAGCCCTTGCTATGCGACAATTCAAAGTTAGTTTTGAGACCAGTGACAAGGAGAAAACGTGGAAGATCAATGTTTTTCCACCCAGTGGAAATGAAACTTCCAACACCAGAAGCTTATCAGGCGGTGAACGCTCGTTTACCACAGTTTCTTTGCTGAAAGGACTTTGGAGCACTTCAGATCATCCCTTCTATTTTCTTGACGAGTACGATGTGTTTACA GATGAAGTAAACCGTAAGTTTATTACGGAAATTCTGATAGGCGAGGGTTTGGAGTGGTTGTCTCGTCAGTATTGTTTTCTAACGCCCCAGGATACGAGGGTCGAGGCTAGCAATCTCATTACTGTGCACAA ATTGGACGCTCCCGACCGGTAA
- the LOC108020640 gene encoding uncharacterized protein isoform X3 has product MKFLVTIAALCLFVAFAAGQQYFLGQFPSRARFGFDPVALAGPSSATQVRDPRQNRGPVVFPPSPPDAVDESSGVVVGASGYGFVPPQQRKLVG; this is encoded by the exons ATGAAATTC TTAGTCACCATCGCCGCCCTCTGCCTCTTTGTGGCCTTCGCCGCGGGTCAGCAATACTTTTTGGGTCAGTTCCCCAGCCGGGCTCGTTTTGGATTCGATCCCGTGGCGCTGGCGGGACCCTCATCGGCCACACAGGTCCGGGATCCTCGACAGAACAGAG GACCCGTGGTGTTCCCCCCATCCCCGCCAGATGCAGTGGACGAGTCCAGCGGCGTGGTCGTCGGTGCCTCCGGATACGGTTTTGTGCCGCCCCAGCAAA GAAAACTCGTTGGTTAA
- the Apc2 gene encoding adenomatous polyposis coli protein has product MTLNESDATRLELTRNFLELSRNPETCTALRSSDCIQLLVQILHANDEGLSTARKYASQALHNIVHNHPEEKERQREVKMLRLLDQILEYCNFLRTQLQSGGEAIADDEDRHPLAAMKLLMKASFDEEHRQTMCELGALKAIPNLVHLDHAVHGPAAGREQCNALRSYGLMALTNLTFGDENVHNKSYLCGQRQFMEVVIAQLNTAPDELLQVLAGVLRNLSWRADKHMKTIFNELGTVTSLARAAMQNKNENTLKAILSALWNLSAHCSTNKAEFCAVDGALAFLVGMLSYEGPSKTLKIIENAGGILRNVSSHIAVCEPYRQILRRYNCLAILLQQLKSESLTVVSNSCGTLWNLSARCPEDQQYLIDHNAIPLLRALISSKNSMIAEGSASALKNLVNFRATLELMPNGDGGSLPLDKESGHGGTLPRRFSSLRLSSNPTGSLKKVRPSTVSTAGFLNRKCESRESIYSGKSDSTKYSTKSEGAKNPFEIVTPTEEQPIDYSMKYMEHKPSSSKTFEIDLDQPTDFSARYKERRSVQSAQPEIKTETNEIRSSKLQLAKSSSATELRNGPGLVAVSAAKQKLTTEAETETAERPINYCEEGTPGSFSRFDSLNSLTEKPEKCMAPKTPTKPVVQLGQLDRNTPQNIDSALETPLMFSRRSSMDSLVGDDETIACEDNGSVISEYSRMQSGVISPSELPDSPTQSMPQSPRRDRKMPTQNNLETPDRKPGNVFEDKLNRFHVEHTPAAFSCATSLSNLSMLDDTNANAIREQRTNDINGNGDAPRSYCTEDTPALLSKAPSNSDLSILSIPNDLNANEEEPPVPAPRAEVPGMDTRMPAEDAISKMRCGGSALPSYLPVSDEMSKYYVEDSPCTFSVISGLSHLTVGSCTAGPVSKLPLRNPEEAQAPKLPPRRNAVQGEAEPRLPPKKSDSLSSLSMDSDDDCNLLSQAIAAGSCRPQPSGASTTSSLANASTSTLSRTNGQKKQPEDGDKPNYSSDDSLDDEDDDARSKSLFEQCILSGMHKSNDALESEGEPPAQRQETSARDRFVSNQVRQIESMLAGRQH; this is encoded by the exons ATGACGCTGAACGAGAGCGACGCCACTCGGCTGGAGTTGACGCGCAACTTCCTGGAGCTGTCCCGCAATCCGGAAACTTGCACCGCTCTGCGCAGCTCCGACTGCATTCAGCTGCTGGTGCAGATCCTGCACGCCAACGACGAAGGCCTCTCCACGGCAAGGAAGTATGCCAGCCAGGCGCTGCACAATATTGTGCACAATCATCCGGAGGAGAAGGAGCGGCAGCGGGAGGTAAAGATGCTGCGCCTGCTGGACCAGATCCTCGAGTACTGTAACTTTCTGCGCACCCAGCTGCAGAGCGGGGGCGAGGCCATTGCGGATGATGAGGATCGCCACCCACTGGCGGCCATGAAGCTCCTGATGAAGGCCAGTTTTGACGAGGAGCACCGTCAGACCATGTGCGAATTGGGGGCCCTCAAGGCGATTCCCAATCTGGTTCATCTCGATCATGCGGTTCACGGACCTGCTGCCGGCAGGGAACAGTGTAACGCCCTCAGGAGCTACGGCCTCATGGCACTCACGAATCTCACCTTCGGAGACGAGAACGTCCACAACAAGTCATATCTGTGTGGCCAGCGGCAGTTCATGGAGGTAGTAATTGCCCAGCTGAACACTGCTCCAGATGAACTGCTTCAG GTCCTGGCTGGAGTGCTTCGCAATCTCTCCTGGCGCGCGGACAAGCATATGAAGACCATATTTAACGAACTGGGCACGGTGACATCCTTGGCTCGAGCAGCAAtgcaaaacaaaaacgaaaacaCCCTCAAGGCCATACTCTCTGCGCTATGGAATCTCTCGGCGCACTGCAGCACCAACAAAGCGGAATTCTGCGCGGTGGACGGAGCACTGGCTTTTTTGGTGGGAATGCTCAGCTACGAAGGTCCGAGTAAAACCCTCAAGATCATCGAAAATGCGGGAGGCATCTTGCGGAATGTGTCGAGTCACATTGCAGTGTGTGAGCCATACCGCCAAATCCTGCGGCGTTACAATTGCCTGGCCATTCTTCTGCAACAGTTAAAGTCGGAGAGCCTCACCGTGGTGAGCAACTCCTGCGGAACACTGTGGAACCTATCGGCGCGCTGTCCCGAGGACCAGCAGTACCTCATCGACCACAATGCCATTCCCCTGCTGCGGGCTTTGATCAGCTCCAAGAATTCCATGATTGCCGAGGGGAGTGCTTCGGCTCTGAAGAATTTGGTGAACTTTAGGGCTACCCTGGAGCTGATGCCCAATGGAGATGGTGGATCCCTGCCGCTGGACAAGGAGTCTGGTCATGGTGGCACCCTGCCACGAAGGTTCAGCTCACTTCGTCTTAGCTCGAATCCCACAGGTTCGCTGAAAAAGGTTCGACCTTCCACAGTGAGCACAGCTGGCTTCCTGAACAGGAAGTGTGAGAGTCGCGAGTCCATTTACTCGGGAAAGTCCGACTCCACTAAATACTCAACCAAGTCGGAGGGAGCCAAGAATCCCTTTGAGATTGTCACACCAACGGAGGAGCAGCCCATCGACTATTCTATGAAATACATGGAGCACAAACCCAGTAGCAGTAAGACCTTTGAGATTGACTTGGACCAGCCCACAGATTTTAGTGCTAGATATAAGGAGAGACGATCCGTTCAGTCGGCACAGCCGGAGATTAAGACGGAGACCAATGAGATTAGGAGTAGTAAGTTGCAGTTGGCCAAGTCCTCCTCGGCCACAGAGCTGCGAAATGGTCCAGGACTTGTGGCGGTTTCAGCAGCCAAGCAGAAACTAACCACCGAAGCGGAGACGGAAACAGCAGAGCGACCGATCAACTACTGCGAAGAGGGAACACCTGGAAGCTTCAGTCGTTTTGACTCCCTAAACAGCCTGACGGAGAAACCGGAAAAATGCATGGCGCCAAAGACGCCAACGAAACCTGTAGTTCAGCTGGGACAACTGGACAGGAATACGCCCCAAAACATCGACTCTGCGCTTGAAACTCCACTAATGTTTTCCCGCCGTAGTTCGATGGACTCACTGGTGGGCGACGATGAGACCATTGCCTGCGAAGACAATGGATCTGTGATCAGCGAGTACAGCCGGATGCAGAGTGGCGTCATCTCTCCTTCGGAGCTGCCGGATTCACCAACCCAGAGTATGCCACAGTCGCCGAGAAGAGATAGAAAGATGCCCACTCAAAACAACTTGGAGACACCGGATAGGAAGCCTGGCAATGTGTTCGAAGATAAACTCAACAGATTCCACGTGGAGCACACGCCTGCCGCCTTCTCCTGCGCCACTAGCCTAAGTAATCTGAGCATGTTGGATGACACCAATGCCAACGCCATTAGAGAACAGCGTACAAATGATATTAATGGAAATGGAGATGCTCCGCGTAGCTATTGTACGGAAGACACGCCGGCCCTGCTTTCCAAGGCGCCGAGCAACAGTGATCTTTCTATTCTGTCCATACCGAACGATTTGAATGCCAACGAAGAGGAGCCGCCAGTGCCTGCTCCTCGAGCTGAAGTTCCCGGCATGGACACTCGGATGCCGGCAGAGGACGCCATCTCAAAAATGCGTTGCGGCGGCAGTGCGTTGCCCAGTTATCTGCCAGTGTCGGATGAGATGAGCAAGTACTATGTGGAGGACAGTCCATGCACGTTTTCGGTCATCTCCGGACTTTCCCATCTCACAGTGGGCTCCTGCACGGCAGGGCCCGTTTCAAAGCTTCCCCTGAGGAATCCGGAGGAGGCGCAGGCACCCAAGCTTCCTCCCAGACGCAACGCCGTCCAAGGGGAAGCAGAGCCGCGTCTGCCGCCAAAGAAAAGCGACTCGCTAAGCTCACTCTCCATGGACTCGGATGATGATTGCAATCTACTCAGTCAG GCCATTGCGGCGGGAAGCTGTCGACCCCAACCGAGTGGAGCCAGTACCACATCCAGTCTGGCCAACGCCAGCACCAGCACTCTGTCCAGAACAAATGGACAAAAGAAGCAGCCGGAGGATGGTGATAAACCGAACTACAGTTCGGATGACTCGTTGGACGACGAGGACGATGATGCACGGTCCAAGTCGCTCTTCGAGCAGTGCATTCTGAGCGGCATGCACAAGTCTAACGACGCCCTGGAGTCGGAGGGTGAACCGCCGGCCCAGCGACAGGAGACCAGTGCCCGGGATCGGTTTGTCAGCAACCAGGTGCGCCAGATTGAGTCCATGCTAGCTGGGCGTCAGCACTAG